The Misgurnus anguillicaudatus chromosome 12, ASM2758022v2, whole genome shotgun sequence region ttaacaagatttgaATCAAGTATTactaattgttgaaattaacatttaacaagtattaataaatgctgtataagtgcagttcattattagtccATGTTAagtaatgtagttaactaatgttaactaatgaaccttattgtaaagtgtaactgtttttttatacgtgttcctgtatagctcaatggtagagcattgcatttgccgcacaaaaggtcatgggtttgaacccaggaaacacaaatactgataaaaaatgtctagcttgtaatgcactgtaagtcgctttggataaaagcatctgccaaatcatgcataaataatatatattgttAAAGTATGGATGGGAGCAATATTTCCTCATATGTGCATTGAGAACCGAGAAAATGCTATTTGACTTGCAAAAAATGCAAGCTGATGTTGTGCTGTTATCTTTTTCAGGTTCTGTTGTGTGTGACAAGAGATTAGCGGGCCTCATCTTTCTCCAAGCCTCCTCCCTCTTGCTGTTGGGTTCTGGTGAAAGGATGTGCCCCTATAGCTGCAGCTGCGAGGGAAAGATCGTCCATTGTGAGTCAGCCGCCTTCCAGGACGTCCCAGAAAATATTTCTATCAGTTGCCAAGGTCTCTCCCTACGCTACAATGACCTGCACACAATGCTCCCCTATCAGTTTGCCCATCTTAACCAGCTACTCTGGCTGTACCTGGACCACAATCAAATCGCATTTGTGGATAGCCGTGCTTTCCAGGGTCTGCGACGGTTGAAGGAATTGATCTTGAGCTCTAATAGGATATCACAGCTTCATAACATCACTTTTCACGGAGCACCTAACCTCCGAAGTCTCGATCTCTCTTATAACAAGTTGCAGGAGCTGCAGCCAGGCCAGTTTTTTGGTCTTCGAAAACTGCAGAATCTGCACTTGCGTTCCAACGGGCTCACCACAATACCGGTCCGGGCCTTTTTAGAGTGCAGGAGCTTGGAGTTTCTGGACTTGGGTTATAATCGGCTTCGCATTGTCACTCGAACCGCGTTTTTGGGGTTATCTCGACTCATGGAACTCCACCTGGAACACAACCAGTTTTCGCGAATCAATTTCTTTCTCTTTCCTCGTCTTGTTAATCTTCGTGCCCTTTATCTACAATGGAACCGCATTCGAGCTGTAAATCAAGGCCTTCCGTGGAGCTGGTACACCTTGCAGAAACTTGACGTCTCTGGCAATGAGATACAGACACTAGATCCGGTAGTATTTCAGTGCCTACCTAATCTTCAGGTTCTCAACTTGGAGTCTAACAAACTGGCTAATGTGTCTCAGCAAGTTGTGGCCGCCTGGATTTCCCTAACAACTATTAGCCTTGCAGGTAACATGTGGGACTGTGGGCCAGGCATTTGTCCTCTCGTCATCTGGCTCAAGAATTTTAGAGGCACTAAGGACACTAGTATAATCTGCAGCAGTCCCAAGCAACTTCAAGGGGAAAAGGTTATGGAAGCTACAAAAAACTACATTGACTGTGATGATTATGAAATTACTGCTCAATCACCACTGTATCTCCATACCTTTGAACCAAATTTCGAGCTTACCTATGAACCAGATGAACCAACAATGGATCCTTCAACATCCCCTCCACCCCTGCCTTCACCTGCATCCGAGGCACCCATACTTCCTCAACTCCCCACCTTTCCCAGCCGTAAAAATACACATCCCAGAGACCCCCACTGGACATCCTCATCTTCCAATAGCTTATTAGTGACACCAGCTCCTGATCAGGACGTGTCTTTCCACAAAGTGGTGATGGGAGGTGTGGGACTGTTCCTCTGCGTGTCACTTGTGTTGTCAGTCATTTACATCTCCTGGAAACGTTACCCCGGTGCCACCAGGCTATTGCAGCAGAGTTCAGTTGTGGGTCGAAAGCGAAGGAAAAAGAGTCAGGAGCCAGAACAGAACCTGAGCTCCCAGCTCCAGGAATATTACATGAGCTACAACCCTGCAGCCACACCAGAAGCCATGGAGGTGCTGGGCAATGGGACAGGTACCTGCACCTGCACCATATCCGGCTCCAGGGACTGTGAGGTATGACATGTGAAAGGCAGCCTTAAGTCAAATCAGATCAAAACAAATGAACGGCTCAGGACCTAGAGGTAAATTCTTCATTGTGCATGCTGCAATTAATCATCAGAGCAGGGATAAGTACCCTTGACTCCTGAGGTCCTTCATAATGACTCATCAGGGAAGTCCAATTATGTCCACTTTTCAtaatttcactttttaaaattgaattaactcaaaaccaGGAGTCAAGGGTTGCTTTACCAAAAAGCAATGCACTGCCTACACATTAACTATTTTTGATGGCATCATCGCATTCATGTAAAggtttttatttgtttggtcATACTAATTATAATGTACAGTAATGGTTTCTGAAAATAATCAGATGATACCTTATAATTTAACAACTATATCTATTCCAAAATGGTTAATCAGATCTATGCCCATTGCATTTGGGATTTTGCGTCATTTAGCGTGTGAATCGGCagcaaaaataacttttaaatgaaaaagggAAAACAAATGAGGGCTAATGATATATGGAATGTCACAATCCATTAGAGCATACCAAAGCGCTTTTGCCTCAGTATCTAATGTGATGTGTTTAAAAGCATCTCTTATAACTGTTGAAGTCTATAACTGGTTTATTGAGCTTTAGATTTTAAAGGCTatatgtgacccgtgctggcaaaatgagtagGAATGAGCTAATTAGCTAATTATATTTCACATtgtctattaaaaaaaaaagaaaactcatccataccttaaaatcagaTTTAGCAcgcacaaagtcaaaaacaatactATAGGAGAAatatatgttcaacttttttctttcttttattgtttgattgacattgagacagacagctttaagatctactATAATGCAAATATCTAATAtaaatgttacacatcagataatTTTTCCCAACAGTTatccaaacattcacttaaaacataacagattatatttggatgaattcttgtcaaaactacggaagccgagagaggccatgcactattattattttgcttgcttgttttcttgtgatctcgacataacaaaagttgtattcttgagatgtgattaaagcttacgtgtactcgatagaacgtgttgttttgtttgtaaacagcaaaagcatatttagcTAAATTAGCATGGATTTTACTTGGGTCAGAGATTCACTCAAGATGAAATAgatttgtcaatatttacaattttacagtggTAAATTTAAGGACCATctttaagttactcaaaaaCCTGTTTCTACttttaacaacatttaaatggaatgacttaaagtcaacaaacagtcacaaaaccaacgtgtttatgtggttgtcagctataatgcacactttttagattttgatatttattcaaataaactgttaaatgctattgaagaaaaaaatgtgtacattATAACTTTAGAGGTGATCCCTAAATTCACGAACTTCAACCGCCCAACTTTGGCTGCGTCTCAAAAACCACACTTGCAGTTTTGGCCACTTGAGAGCGCGTGCACACGACAGGAAATAAGTGCGCAAGACTCTCCCATGTCTTAAAACTGGCAAAGTGCAGTGCCCTTAACGCACACTAAACCCACACTTTCTCGAATACCACTTCGTGATCACGAAAAAAACAAgtaagcaaaaataataatagtgcatgtcctctctcggcttccgtacaaaacacatatttttaaaactataattctgtgtagatgtctatatactGGGGTCGCGCACTCACGGATCTGCCAGTTAGTGCGAGGAAGATAGTTTTCATGTCTtatcgctcttaataactcttaacatcaatcaggtctcgaactttatctctctttattgctattttaacatcaaacaAGTCCTGCACTCCAATTTTTAACTccagcatgttttaaaaccaaaatgttaCGCGCATATGGATGTacacgcatctttgtattagattaagcatttaggatggtatacctctcagaaaacgtacaaataaagatcatttaaggatgacaatttagaGCATTGAGATTGCTAGACGTGGGCTTAAAGACATAGTTTACCcccaaattttaattttgtcataATGTCATGCTGTTCgcggaccccatttacttccatattattctttttcctactacgAAAGTGAATAGGGCCCACGAacagtttggtttcaaacatttctcaaaacatcttcatttgtgttcaacaCAACAAAGAAATAAATGCGGGTTTGTaatatgagagtgagtaaatcatgacaaagtttacatttttgggtgaactatccctttagtgtacttatttatacttttttccCCTATAGCTCAGTGCGCATTCCGACTCATTTTGACAGCACGGGTCACATATGTGCTTGTTTTTTAATGATGGTAGATGAGAGTTTCTACTTCTAACTTCATTAGTAACAACAACCTGACATGCAATCTAAAAAGGCTATTTACATAGCCTGTATATTAGGAGTTATTTACAACCCAGCAATGGGTCAATAATGGATTATCCCAAACCACtggctgggttgtttcaaacaaaaatgctgggttattttaacccattgttgggtcaaacatATTATGGATTAATTTAACCCGTGTGAAATTTTGTATTGCCATGCCATGGGTTAAAACATCCCAACATTTGTTAAAGTGACAGATACTGGTTTAAAAGTCATGAAAAATCCCATGACATGGTTCTACTTTAGGCGTCCTAAAAATAGGAGCCAAAATATTGAAGGAATTACCATAACCTTCATTTGTAAAATTTTAAGCTCTGTGATCCCTGCTTTGATGTCAGAAAGCACATTTAACCACAAAGATATAAATCTTATCAATATATAAGCACcgtgcatgttttaaaaaaaaatattcacacATAAAAGAGAAGCCATGTgtcataagaaaaaatatatatatagggaACCGGAGGTAATCTGCGTATTCAAATGAGCAAATGGAGGTAACCGAATATCAGACCATACAATCTGTTAAATTTACTAAATGCTTAGTTTGAGTAATTCAGTCATTGTGTTGAATTCATGCAACAACGAACATACACAACACCACAGTTTCTCAATATCCAGGAATTCCTCCTCAAAGTTCAGcattttacttaaaggaatattccattttcttaaaagaaaaatccagataatttactcaccaccatgtcatccaaaatgttgatgtctttctttgttcagtcgagaagaaattatgttttttgaggaaaacattgcagaatttttctaattttaatggactttaatagacaccaacaattaacacttaactcaacaaaTAACAGTTTTTTATGTAAACTATACTAACTatactataaacaatcccaaacgaggcatacgggtcttatctagcaaaacgattgtccttttttacaagaaaaataacaaatatacacttttaaagcacaacttctcgtctagatctggttgTGATGCGGCAGGTGACCCcgcgcaatacgtcatgacgtcaagaggtcacagaagacgaacgcgaaaccccgccccagtgtttacaagtgtgttgaaagaggaacgttccgacgttgttgtatgtcaactgatactaattaatgtctttgtgtcagtttattgtttacaatggtccgcaaatgtgcattttatatatgtaacacgtgacctccctacgtcactacgcatttacgttaggtcgcgctagaccagacctagacgaaaagttgtggtctaaaagagcatttttttttttttgtcaaaaatgacaatcgtttcgctagatacgtaaaacccttatgcctcatttgggattgtttatagtcctttgaagcACCGCTgttaaaaactgttaagtgttgagttaagtgttaattgttggtgtctattaaagtccattaaaatgagaaaaatcctgcaatgttttcctcaaaaaacataatttcttctcgactgaacaaagaaagacatcaacattttggatgacatggtggtgagtaaattatctggatgtttcttttaagaaaatggaatattcctttaaggtattATTCGAAAGCACCACACAAAATCCTTCCtgtaggtttttttttttgctctgtTGTGGTTTTCATCCAAACAGGTACTCAATGCATTGTGAAACCTGCAAAGAAAGATAACTTATTTTTGATCCCAAGAAGACATTTAAATGTAACAGCAGCTAGAACAGATGTAATGACGTAGATTTAGCAGGTAGTTGAACACCTGGATGGCAGCAGGGAGGAAGGTGCCCCATGGCGTCTTACAAAGTAGATGCTTTTTATGATGGCTGAGAGCCTAGACAGCATTTCCCTTAGCCACCAACTCCAGGGGATTGGGGTTCAGTTCTTGCCAACTTTACTGATTAAACTATAACGTCATGTTCCCGATTTGAAGCTGCAACCTCAGCACATACTGTAGACAAAGTCCTTTGCCACTACCAGTTTAGCAAAATCTGTAGTTGTTCccttaaacatttaaaagtccaaattagtttttatacactgtaaaaagtgaatcTTAAAAATGACTTCCGCGGCTAAGAAGCACATTACTTTGTGTGTAATACaaaatatttggtataatacataatacatataatacaaagtgtttgcgtggtttatggttcaaaaaacacattattttccacatactgttcTTTATTGTAGCTAACGCAtcgatttgtacaaagctcGTCGTTCTGAGAAACCGTGGTGTGAtacgattggccagctatccagtgcatTGTGATGGGCCGAAAAACCTCAATTGCGTAaatggaaatgtgacgctccttaccatgtttccACAATCGTCTTTGCTACCTTATCAATCCGAGCCTGAATCTGACCCAGaaagatgaccaagctgatcgatTCACTTTACCAGCACGACATGAGCAGAACTTAAAAGATTGATAAGGTTaggatactaaaacattaaaaccatgtgtgcatttgtgatcgtagaaacgGCAAACAACAACCGCTACTCTACACTGCacaaaacatgcatttgaatcGTCAGTGGgaaattcattaaaaatgaaaacaaagttGTGAATCAGAAGAGCCAGAGTGTACTTGCAAAGTTGGAATTGCTCCACTTTTTAGACAAAGCCGTTGGGCACATCCAGCCTTGTACTCCCCCGTGTTCAGAAAGTAATCCTCCGTAAAATGTGCAGCACACTATTGAACATTTCGGCTGTACTGTTCTGAAACagtgttgtaaataaaaccACTGGTTTCTTAATGTTTCCTGTATTGGGaggccaaacaaagtagtttttGCATGGAAAAACAGTGTCTACACGACTTGGTTACTACAGTGCGAATGAAAGTTACACCCTCTGTCTTTGCATATACATTAGGGCGGTGTTATGCAAATGTTCTTTTTAGTATGACGTCCAACTGGGGTCAACtacaataatgtacggtatATGAAATATACTgcgttttttgaaccataaaccacacaaacacattgcattacactAAATACACAAAGTAATGTGATTTTTAGCTACAGAATATTggccctttaaagggacactccacttttttgaaaatatgctctttttccagcttcccaagagttaaacatttgatttttacagttttgaaatccattcagctgatctctgggtctggcgttaccacttttagcatagcttagcataatccattaaatctgattagaccattagcatcatcgatatttttcctattttaaacttgactcttctgtagttacattgtctACTAAGACCGACATTAAATTAATGCTATTAGctcagatatggctaggaacgatactctcattccggcttAATAACCAAGGACTTttctgccgtaccatggctgcagcagcgTAGGGATATTACGCACTACCTAGGGCGGGGACGGTTGTAATTATCACCGCACCACCGCGGTGGTGGAGTGCGACCCCTGGTCGGGAAGTGCGCCCTGCGGTTGTATGCACGTCAcaattatgaaaaatataaagtacaatCTCGCCCAGTGAGATGTCTTTAGGTTCGTGTTAACACAAACAGCCAGCAGACGCGGAGTTAATGCGCTATTTGCAAAGGAAGGCaactgatatcagtgatgaccccttggttactttcaatagcaggggactatttccaggcgctgcgtaatatcactggttactttagcgcaatgctaatggtctaatcagattcaatggattatgctaatgctaaaagtggtaccgccagacccggagatcggctgaatggattcaaaatggtaaaaatcaaatgtttaactctaggggagctggaaaatgagcctaagTGGAGGGTCCCTTTAAAGTATTTTCCACATGTAtattgaaaaaacaaaaaaaaattgggttttaaaaatgtaagtaatttttACTTAACTTgctccaacttttcactttttactgtGTATATGAGATACTTCACacatattttagttttatttgctCTTACAGCCACTGTTATCTCATACtttttgttctttaaaaaaattatgaaatgtattcATCAATTACCAAAGCGTTTTACATATTTGTCTGTTGTCGGCACATTTCGTCTTCCTGAGCATTGCCATAGAAACGGATGAGTCCATTGGTTTCAAGGACGCGTGCCCACCCGAGTAGAATCTCCAAGTTGTCATCTCATAATTACAGTCATTTTCGACAAGACGTGAACGCAACATTAGTGAATGTCATTAAGATGAATATATGTAATACAGCTTTACCATGAATTTGTACGTTATAGGAACCATATTGAAACTTTATGGCTTTTCTGCTTATTAAATTTGCAAATTAAATCAAAGTCAATTTTCGTTGACTCCctgaaatgaaaaaaagctTTCGTTTATTGATTCTTCAGTTCCTTACCAGCTGCTAACCAAAGGTGACaggcaatttttttgtttactctttccttatatgtttttattattgtccTCGTTTCCGGCTACGCATGTTTAATAATGGAAGGGCAGGAATCCACTCTGCTTATGATTATGAAAGCACAGTGTTGCTGTGCCGGACGCAGATCTTTTCATTTCATCCTTGCTCGGTGGAAGCCGTCCCTGTGGATGCTGGTGAGACGTGCTTATCGTGAGTGGGATGCCGGTGCCGAGGCTTTTTCTCTGTGATTGAATCGGCACTGGTGTGGAGGAAGGGAGAGAGATGGAATGAAAGGCCAAGCCCAGCTCTTTGGGCTTGAATGACCTTATTCATCTGTTGTTATTCAATAGAGTGCATTAGTAAGATTCAGATCTTTTGGTTCTGAATTTGTACTACacagaaataaaatcatttcAGGCATCAGAAATGGTATTTGAATATATAAACTCTTTGGAATAAGATATAATGATTAATATCACGCACAAGCTAAAGTGCTGTTGCATTAAATATCATCACAGCTGTGGGGGCTACAGGTTAAGTAGATCACGTCCGTCCCTGTGCTGTTATACTAAATATCAGCATTTTTGAAAGGTGTTAGACCAaacatatttacttatttactTACCTTACACATTATATTAAATCTTATATATTTGGTTTTGCACCATGTTCAGAAATTAAAGTGCATTAAGGAAAAGCACATTTGGTTAGCAAAATCTGCAAAATTgaacaacatatatttttagtgtttcatataataataaaatgattaaagaaaattacaattattaatttttatttcataaaacATTAATTAAATGCATGCAGCTTTTACTAATGTGTTGATTTACAGTTAACAAACAGCAAAGTGATAGAAAAGAAAGCAAAGAAATATAATATAAGCTTCTTCTTAACAAGGAGTGGCGGGAAACGGTCCCCGGTAaaaagattgcagcgattagcaaatagcaacgtGATCCAACTTCCAACGATTCAATAAATTCTCGATTTATTTAAGTCCCGCTCTGCCgtttttctcatttcagaaacacttattattattattattattattagctacAATGAccgttaaattaataaaaaacagataGGGGTTTTGGGTTGAACATATTGTTTTTATATcaaacattttggaaaaaaaatacactttccaaaagtaaactttgattcttaaaggggcggtgaatttatcgattttattgttttatactgttgtctgatgtctacttatgatgtttgcgtggtttttacattcaaaaacatcaaaagcaataagtaataggctattttgtaacatgtattagtggctctctggagaaatggttcgtttgaaggggcgggccgcactaaagacctggacgtaaacgcccactgctatgattggatagcTTCATTCCCCCCGTCATTACAagtggggaaatgttttaaaaacattaatgggtaaaaatagcagccgaacacaaacatgtttgagccacaaaagattctgggtgctaaagatgatacacataaatgacaatacgtatattaaagtagaaacaaaactcgacgtgactaaattaccgtatacaacacagtaagcgcgcatcagaatctaaactgcggctgataaatcttataaataactttgtatatttctattgtgcttgtaaggttgcttttacattcacgtaatgttacataccacagttatatgataaaaaataagctttgatgAGTGTTTggcctttcaaacgcaactcgcctaaattaccgtatacaacacagtaaacgggcatcagaatctaaactgcggctgataaatccttccttatcactacagtcgtattgttaagtgttgcacctttattaatcgattaatgtttttagtaaattaaaacagtcaaacaaacgtgtttagacacggatgttacaacaggacatatcaagcaatctcttctaacaaagcaatagtgaaatgcagtaacttaaataaagtaaaatgtcttactgtgtatactgcagctgtgtcattgttgtcagatccaatacaagtggtgcttttaatcacagtctctttgcaaatccagcatcgacttctttacaaatgaatccgtgtacacaaagttaacaaacactccccacacgagctggaacttcttcaaaagcaaactttatccatgcattcctaatgttatgttctAAGCCTCCGAATTaaagtatttagcttctgtgttgttcccacgtggttcttccacaaccgaaaatgcgtttccatggtttgtctatcataacagatcaccgcgtcaaaataaaagtctctcagaatttttttttatttaaaagtcattttggttacatttgtcaatctttaaagacatgtttacttgttGAGACACAcatgtgtcacgcgaagctgtgggcggggctacaaaagtggtggTTGTATTTGGCTTTGGGAGGTGCTtaaattctactttgacgtcatactTTTCCAAATTCCACACTCCCTTGTAATACTGGCTTAGtaccaaaaactgttatatttcagtagcacagacgttttcagttctgaaacttgcaggatgttcatctaagtatgatgacctcttatataacaaattatcaagttaaaattgagtatttgattcaccactcctttaatttattattatttttaattttattcttttaaataaaatgataaaatactGCTTAAATTCTCTCAGAGCTGCTCTGGGTATATTAATTTGTTCACATCGTCATATAGTGAGTGAAatgtatagtttttattatatggcctaagtataatcaacttaaattgatctgtaatataaatcacttaaatgggCATTAGTGCCTCTTTTTGCAGCCACTCTTCGTCCAAAGTATTTCCATACTGTAGATTTTAACTTTTCTGGTGGGGGATAGAGGATAGAATTTGTAGTCTCtgacattttttgtatataaacGTGTGGAGTCTAGCAGTCACGCCGAATGAAGTTGCATGTGCGTAGTAGTGCAGGTGAGATCTGCTTTATAAGCAAATGTTTACGGTATGATAATCGTAAATGTTAATATCAAGGTATACCCCAATACCGGTAAACCGTTACAACCCTAGAGTCCATGTCTGGTCATCTCAGATTTTGTTATGGAGATAAAATTAGGATCGGGTGTTTTTGGGAGTTTTGTATTATGATACGAGTGTATGTTAGGGTGATTGTTTTGTTATTTCCCTATGGGGATCGGTTGGACCTGGAAGCGGTGGATGATGTCAGACTTCACAAGCTACTTGTGATTCATTGTGACTTAAAGTCGCAGCTCCTCTTGTAGTTTAGTTAGCGGTTCACTGTGCTgcagtttgtgttttttgtaaagGCACATGACAAAGACACTTGTTTCACAAAATGTGGTGGAGGTGGCCCCGTTAAAATTTTCTATGCAGAAAACACCCTGAGAAAGCACCATAAACATGGTCCATATTCCTTGTGACTTTTATTTCATGCCTTCTGAAGCCATATGATACCTTTTCAAGAGGAAAAGACTCTTtgctgaattttttttctctgtgttTGATGTCAAGATAAGATGTGAGaacatttgatgtttttttatcCTGATATGActtcattttaattgaacatgAGCACGCATGAGCTTTCAAAATTATGgtagatataaacatttttagGGATTATCAACTTTAATTTCAGTTTGACACAAATCGTATACACAGGTCATATAGACTTGAGATTGTTGTCCTTGATGGAACTCGACAgatccagttttttttctgatgagcTCAGTGAACACTAAAATActtattt contains the following coding sequences:
- the lrrtm4l1 gene encoding leucine rich repeat transmembrane neuronal 4 like 1 isoform X2; this translates as MCPYSCSCEGKIVHCESAAFQDVPENISISCQGLSLRYNDLHTMLPYQFAHLNQLLWLYLDHNQIAFVDSRAFQGLRRLKELILSSNRISQLHNITFHGAPNLRSLDLSYNKLQELQPGQFFGLRKLQNLHLRSNGLTTIPVRAFLECRSLEFLDLGYNRLRIVTRTAFLGLSRLMELHLEHNQFSRINFFLFPRLVNLRALYLQWNRIRAVNQGLPWSWYTLQKLDVSGNEIQTLDPVVFQCLPNLQVLNLESNKLANVSQQVVAAWISLTTISLAGNMWDCGPGICPLVIWLKNFRGTKDTSIICSSPKQLQGEKVMEATKNYIDCDDYEITAQSPLYLHTFEPNFELTYEPDEPTMDPSTSPPPLPSPASEAPILPQLPTFPSRKNTHPRDPHWTSSSSNSLLVTPAPDQDVSFHKVVMGGVGLFLCVSLVLSVIYISWKRYPGATRLLQQSSVVGRKRRKKSQEPEQNLSSQLQEYYMSYNPAATPEAMEVLGNGTGTCTCTISGSRDCENEYTCPRPLPGTWIGDLPTIL
- the lrrtm4l1 gene encoding leucine rich repeat transmembrane neuronal 4 like 1 isoform X1; translation: MGSVVCDKRLAGLIFLQASSLLLLGSGERMCPYSCSCEGKIVHCESAAFQDVPENISISCQGLSLRYNDLHTMLPYQFAHLNQLLWLYLDHNQIAFVDSRAFQGLRRLKELILSSNRISQLHNITFHGAPNLRSLDLSYNKLQELQPGQFFGLRKLQNLHLRSNGLTTIPVRAFLECRSLEFLDLGYNRLRIVTRTAFLGLSRLMELHLEHNQFSRINFFLFPRLVNLRALYLQWNRIRAVNQGLPWSWYTLQKLDVSGNEIQTLDPVVFQCLPNLQVLNLESNKLANVSQQVVAAWISLTTISLAGNMWDCGPGICPLVIWLKNFRGTKDTSIICSSPKQLQGEKVMEATKNYIDCDDYEITAQSPLYLHTFEPNFELTYEPDEPTMDPSTSPPPLPSPASEAPILPQLPTFPSRKNTHPRDPHWTSSSSNSLLVTPAPDQDVSFHKVVMGGVGLFLCVSLVLSVIYISWKRYPGATRLLQQSSVVGRKRRKKSQEPEQNLSSQLQEYYMSYNPAATPEAMEVLGNGTGTCTCTISGSRDCENEYTCPRPLPGTWIGDLPTIL